The genomic window TTTACGGCCATGTACTTCACCAACAAATTGAAGTCGATGTTTCACACCCGTAAACGTCGTTAGCACGGTTTTTATTTGAGCAGTTGTACCACCAGCTAGTTTAGCTGCTGCAACAGAAGCAAGCATATTTTCAACATTATGAGCTCCTGGTAAAACAATTTCATCGATTGGGCAAATGCGTTCTTCTCGAAAATAAATCGCATTATCTTTTAAGTAGGCACCTGTTGGCAACTCGACTTTCGTTGAAAAAGGAACAAGGGTCGCCTTTGATTGTTGTACATGCTTCGCGACGATAGGATCATCCGCCGAATAAACAAGGTGGTCTTCTATCGTCATGTTCTCGTACACTTTCGCTTTCGCTTCTATGTACAAGTCCTTTGACCCATGGTAGTCCAAATGAGCATCAAACAAATTCAGCCAGACCGCCACTTTGGGTTTAAATTGCTCCGTGCCCATTAATTGAAAACTCGACAATTCAAGCACCATGACATTCTCTTTTGTTGCTTCTAGGGCTACACTTGTTGCAACAGTCCCTATATTACCAGCAATTAAAGGCGCTTTTTCACTATGCTCAAGCATCGCATGAACAAGCGTCGTCGTTGTTGTTTTCCCGTTTGAACCGGTAATCGCAACAATATCTGCTTCTGCGATGCGATAGGCAAGTTCGACTTCCGTCCAAATAGGGATATTTCGATTCATGGCTTCCGCGATTAAGAGGTT from Shouchella hunanensis includes these protein-coding regions:
- the murD gene encoding UDP-N-acetylmuramoyl-L-alanine--D-glutamate ligase, with protein sequence MKPFPHVNKKQVLVLGLAKSGMAAALALHKLGAIVTVNDGKPRAESKEVDALEEKGIEVVCGGHPLHLLDTTSLIIKNPGIPYSNLLIAEAMNRNIPIWTEVELAYRIAEADIVAITGSNGKTTTTTLVHAMLEHSEKAPLIAGNIGTVATSVALEATKENVMVLELSSFQLMGTEQFKPKVAVWLNLFDAHLDYHGSKDLYIEAKAKVYENMTIEDHLVYSADDPIVAKHVQQSKATLVPFSTKVELPTGAYLKDNAIYFREERICPIDEIVLPGAHNVENMLASVAAAKLAGGTTAQIKTVLTTFTGVKHRLQFVGEVHGRKVYNDSKATNILATQAALASFNQDVVLLAGGLDRGNEFDELIPSLTHVKTLVVFGETKMKLTALGNELGIKVVQAIDVQDAAKKAFEHSKIGDIVLLSPACASWDQYSTFEERGDAFLAAVTQLTNSH